The Desulfobacterales bacterium genome contains a region encoding:
- a CDS encoding HAD-IA family hydrolase encodes MSELKAIFWDQDGVIIDTEKDGHRVAFNNMFKASGYDFDWDVDTYGELLQISGGKERMRHYFTEKGILLEGIVEKDNEFLLSLHKKKTAIFVEMIESGILPLRAGVHRLMREATAAGLRLGVCTTANERSANAIAKGMLGDINLEFVLAGDIVSKKKPDPEIYLLALEKSGLSPDECIVIEDSRNGLLAAEAAGLRSVATTNIYTENEDLSPASIVVTSLGDPDGEKGELKQSNKPFEFDGVLHAQQLIEFFSN; translated from the coding sequence ATGTCAGAGCTAAAAGCCATTTTCTGGGATCAGGACGGGGTGATCATCGATACCGAAAAAGATGGTCACCGGGTGGCCTTTAACAATATGTTTAAAGCATCCGGTTATGATTTTGATTGGGATGTCGACACCTATGGCGAGCTGCTTCAGATATCGGGTGGCAAGGAACGCATGCGCCATTATTTCACTGAAAAAGGCATTTTGCTGGAAGGTATCGTCGAAAAAGACAATGAATTTTTGCTAAGCCTGCACAAGAAGAAAACCGCTATTTTTGTGGAGATGATTGAAAGCGGCATCCTGCCCCTTAGAGCCGGAGTGCATCGGCTGATGCGGGAAGCCACGGCAGCCGGGTTGCGACTGGGAGTCTGCACAACGGCCAACGAACGCTCGGCCAATGCGATCGCTAAAGGCATGCTGGGCGACATTAACCTTGAGTTTGTGCTGGCCGGAGATATCGTCAGCAAGAAAAAACCGGATCCGGAGATTTACCTGCTGGCGTTGGAAAAATCCGGCCTGTCGCCCGATGAGTGTATTGTGATTGAGGACTCGCGCAACGGGTTGCTGGCGGCCGAGGCAGCCGGTCTGCGATCGGTGGCCACCACCAACATCTATACCGAAAATGAAGACTTAAGCCCGGCCTCGATCGTGGTAACCTCCCTGGGGGACCCTGATGGCGAGAAGGGTGAGCTGAAACAATCTAATAAGCCTTTTGAATTTGACGGCGTTTTGCATGCCCAGCAATTAATCGAATTCTTCTCAAATTGA
- a CDS encoding class II fructose-bisphosphate aldolase family protein produces MAIVNAKEMLLKATAEKYAVGAFNCTNLIQMEAVVEAAIELNAPLILQCSVAPSKFLKPQVVGAIYKTLAAEAPIPICLHLDHCADVEFCQVCADAGYTNIMIDASKQEFSENIRQTKAVVDYCHAAGGISVEGELGTVSGVEDQVRVAESEVELCDPEQALTFVDQTGVDIFAPGIGTAHGVYKTKNPKIDFERLEKIAALINGQQVRVPLVIHGGTGLKPDVVKNLIALGGSKFNVSTDLKHTLIDTTYDYISENRDQFNPGKIDVAVNAAIKDKIKYWIELLGSTNKA; encoded by the coding sequence ATGGCGATCGTTAATGCTAAAGAGATGCTGCTGAAGGCAACGGCTGAAAAATATGCTGTCGGTGCGTTTAATTGCACCAATTTGATACAAATGGAGGCGGTGGTGGAAGCGGCCATTGAGCTGAACGCACCGCTGATTCTGCAGTGCTCGGTGGCGCCGTCAAAATTTTTAAAACCCCAGGTTGTCGGCGCGATCTATAAAACCCTCGCAGCTGAGGCGCCTATTCCGATCTGTTTGCACCTGGACCACTGTGCGGATGTTGAATTCTGTCAGGTGTGCGCCGATGCCGGTTACACCAATATTATGATTGATGCCTCCAAACAAGAATTTTCCGAAAATATCCGCCAGACCAAAGCTGTGGTGGACTATTGCCACGCTGCCGGCGGCATTTCAGTCGAGGGCGAGCTGGGCACCGTATCCGGGGTTGAGGATCAGGTGCGGGTGGCCGAAAGCGAGGTGGAGTTGTGTGACCCCGAGCAGGCGCTGACCTTTGTCGATCAGACCGGTGTCGATATTTTTGCCCCTGGTATTGGTACCGCCCATGGGGTATACAAAACCAAGAATCCCAAAATCGATTTTGAGCGCCTGGAAAAAATCGCTGCCCTAATTAACGGCCAGCAAGTGCGCGTACCTCTGGTGATCCACGGCGGCACAGGGTTGAAGCCGGATGTCGTCAAAAACCTGATTGCCCTGGGGGGATCCAAATTTAATGTTTCCACTGACCTGAAGCACACCTTGATCGATACGACTTACGACTATATTTCAGAAAACCGGGATCAATTCAATCCGGGGAAAATCGATGTGGCTGTCAACGCGGCGATTAAAGATAAGATTAAATATTGGATTGAATTACTCGGCAGCACTAACAAGGCCTAA
- a CDS encoding GntR family transcriptional regulator yields MKIVDSSNPIPKYLQISAWLKELIETGRYQQGAQLPSEVELAKMCDVTRTTVRQAIAELTAKGLLRKEKGTGTFVSAQAPAELRQKLTHISSTTDLMQSSGITQKSKVLEKRIVQADDNIAKQLFLGANKKVILVRRVRMGDGTPYVFEESYLPLDLFKGILDLDLTGSLYKIISEQFNVELARCAQTISAVNLNAEIAKILRLPKNAAGIFMESLTFDENSIPVELLYSYLRGDTYKLEIELGRYHA; encoded by the coding sequence GTGAAAATTGTTGACAGCTCCAATCCGATTCCCAAATACCTTCAGATCAGCGCCTGGTTAAAGGAGCTCATCGAAACCGGAAGATACCAGCAGGGTGCACAACTGCCTTCTGAAGTTGAACTGGCCAAAATGTGCGATGTCACCCGCACCACCGTCCGGCAGGCCATTGCTGAATTAACTGCCAAAGGATTGCTTCGCAAAGAAAAGGGCACCGGCACTTTTGTGTCCGCACAGGCCCCGGCCGAGCTAAGGCAAAAGCTAACGCATATATCCAGCACCACGGATTTGATGCAAAGCAGCGGAATCACGCAAAAATCCAAAGTATTGGAAAAACGGATCGTTCAAGCTGATGATAACATTGCCAAACAGCTATTTTTAGGTGCCAATAAAAAAGTTATTCTGGTACGGCGGGTTCGCATGGGTGACGGTACCCCTTACGTCTTTGAGGAAAGCTACCTCCCGCTTGATTTATTTAAGGGCATTTTGGATCTGGATCTGACCGGCTCTTTGTATAAAATAATCTCAGAGCAGTTCAATGTCGAGCTGGCACGCTGTGCCCAGACCATCAGTGCTGTCAATCTGAATGCTGAAATTGCCAAGATCCTCCGATTGCCTAAAAATGCAGCAGGAATTTTTATGGAAAGCCTTACTTTTGACGAGAACAGTATCCCGGTGGAGTTGCTCTATTCCTATCTCCGGGGCGATACCTATAAGCTTGAAATCGAACTGGGCCGATACCACGCGTAA
- a CDS encoding SLC13 family permease: MEIWLVTIILIVAMILLVTEKLPVDLTSIGIMVVLVISGILAPREAIAGFASPAVITVGSMFLISSGMIRTGAVGFISEKVLTYSRGRPVLAVFLILTIVGVASAFINNTPVVVLFIPIILSLSCELSFSPSKVLIPISYASILAGTCTLIGTSTNIIISDLSARHGYGALSMFELSPLGLPIAVLGILFLIVAAPKLMPSVHNPICELKNDENRRYLAELHVPRESRIIGENPKLSFKGKYPDMEVLELIRYSHVYYPDRDAVKMAADDLLLVKGSANDLVELLHDDLVELPMADQDLNFSSEKKSEKKEALIVELIIPPQSSLVGQRLVSSRLRRDPDIHIIAIKRRELHYAEPKVKDVRLQIGDILLARLPEPSLERLRGERDFIIVEDVHHEIVHKRLARRAFLIFGGMIVAASTGMADIMVCAMAAAFLMVITGCLQLRSAYRAMDGRVLLIIIATIALSAALEKTGASEFYAKAFLGLFSGASPTLVLSGVILLTSISTHVLSNNATAILLLPIAISAANGLGVDPKPFIIAVCFGASACFATPIGYQTNLLVYGPGAYRFSDYFKLGMPLNLLVWVMGSLFIPMIWPF; this comes from the coding sequence ATGGAAATCTGGTTGGTAACCATCATTTTAATAGTGGCCATGATTTTGCTGGTGACCGAGAAGCTACCGGTGGATCTGACATCCATTGGTATTATGGTGGTGTTGGTTATCAGCGGGATTCTGGCACCTAGGGAAGCCATCGCCGGCTTTGCCAGCCCGGCGGTTATCACCGTGGGGTCCATGTTTTTGATTAGCAGTGGTATGATCCGCACCGGGGCGGTCGGATTTATCAGTGAAAAAGTCTTGACTTATTCCCGTGGCAGGCCCGTTCTGGCCGTATTCTTGATCCTAACGATCGTGGGTGTGGCATCCGCTTTTATCAACAACACACCGGTAGTGGTTCTATTCATTCCCATTATATTGAGCCTCAGCTGTGAGCTGAGTTTCAGCCCATCTAAAGTGCTGATACCGATATCGTATGCTTCCATTTTAGCCGGCACCTGTACGTTGATTGGAACCTCGACCAATATCATTATCAGCGATTTAAGCGCCAGGCATGGTTATGGCGCCCTGAGCATGTTTGAGTTGTCCCCGCTCGGTCTGCCCATTGCCGTGCTGGGTATTCTTTTTCTAATTGTTGCCGCCCCCAAGCTGATGCCCAGCGTGCACAATCCGATCTGTGAGCTAAAAAATGATGAAAATCGCCGCTATCTGGCCGAATTACACGTCCCGCGTGAAAGCCGTATTATCGGAGAAAATCCGAAACTGTCTTTTAAAGGAAAATATCCGGACATGGAAGTACTGGAACTGATCCGCTATTCGCACGTGTACTACCCGGACCGGGATGCCGTCAAAATGGCTGCCGATGATCTTTTGCTGGTCAAAGGCTCGGCCAATGATCTGGTGGAATTACTGCACGATGATTTAGTGGAGCTCCCGATGGCCGATCAGGATCTAAATTTTTCGTCTGAAAAGAAATCTGAAAAGAAAGAAGCGCTGATTGTGGAGCTGATCATCCCCCCCCAGTCGTCGCTGGTGGGACAGCGGCTGGTATCCAGCCGTCTGCGGCGCGATCCGGATATCCATATTATCGCCATCAAACGCAGGGAGTTGCACTATGCCGAGCCAAAAGTCAAAGATGTTCGCTTGCAGATTGGCGATATTCTGCTGGCGCGATTGCCGGAACCATCCTTAGAAAGACTGCGCGGAGAGAGGGATTTCATCATTGTTGAAGATGTTCATCATGAAATTGTGCACAAGCGGCTGGCGCGGCGCGCCTTTTTAATATTCGGTGGCATGATCGTAGCCGCCAGCACAGGAATGGCTGATATCATGGTGTGCGCCATGGCGGCTGCTTTTCTGATGGTTATCACCGGATGCTTGCAGCTGCGCAGCGCCTATCGTGCGATGGACGGGCGCGTTTTGCTGATTATCATCGCCACGATTGCCCTGAGTGCCGCCCTTGAAAAAACAGGGGCTTCTGAATTTTACGCCAAAGCATTTCTGGGTCTATTCAGCGGGGCCAGCCCGACGCTGGTTTTAAGCGGGGTGATTCTACTGACCAGTATCAGCACCCATGTCCTGAGCAACAACGCCACCGCTATTTTACTGCTGCCGATCGCCATTTCAGCCGCCAACGGTCTGGGCGTTGACCCCAAACCCTTTATCATCGCGGTTTGTTTTGGCGCCAGTGCCTGTTTCGCTACGCCTATCGGTTATCAAACCAACCTGCTGGTATACGGACCCGGCGCGTACCGTTTCAGTGATTATTTCAAACTGGGCATGCCGCTTAATCTGCTGGTCTGGGTAATGGGTTCGCTTTTCATTCCCATGATATGGCCGTTTTAA
- a CDS encoding DUF47 family protein — protein sequence MKKIDVPPLFGRTSTLIHQIDEFLDRVAEGAMVFEEGVGILAERGVDEGCEAKLQHLNELKKNASKLGRDIVTNLYAQMLVPDARADILELIAALNRILDSLHQKFTDITIFNPDVPAGIVSGYRELTSAVVKTVESTVQAARAYFKDINTVRDHIHKISHHESASDESAIRLKKQIFSDANLNFELKWILSNSVNDIDHIADDAEHIGDRLSIYAIKRSL from the coding sequence ATGAAAAAAATCGATGTGCCGCCATTGTTTGGAAGAACGTCGACCTTGATTCACCAGATCGATGAATTCCTCGATCGGGTCGCAGAGGGCGCCATGGTTTTCGAAGAAGGTGTCGGGATCCTTGCCGAGCGCGGTGTGGATGAAGGCTGTGAGGCGAAACTGCAACATCTCAATGAACTTAAAAAAAACGCCTCCAAACTGGGGCGCGATATTGTCACCAATCTGTATGCCCAGATGCTGGTGCCGGATGCGCGCGCCGATATTCTCGAGCTGATCGCTGCCCTGAATCGTATACTTGATTCACTTCACCAGAAGTTCACCGATATTACCATTTTCAATCCGGATGTGCCCGCTGGGATAGTAAGCGGTTACAGGGAACTTACATCAGCTGTTGTTAAAACAGTGGAATCCACTGTTCAGGCTGCACGTGCCTATTTTAAGGACATCAACACTGTACGCGATCATATCCATAAGATCAGCCATCACGAGTCCGCATCCGATGAATCGGCCATACGTCTCAAGAAACAGATCTTCTCTGATGCCAATCTTAATTTCGAACTCAAGTGGATCTTGAGCAATAGCGTCAACGATATCGATCATATTGCCGATGATGCCGAACACATCGGTGACCGGCTCTCCATCTACGCCATCAAGCGCTCCCTTTAG
- a CDS encoding inorganic phosphate transporter encodes MDMTLILIFLSSGLFLGWSLGANDAANVFGTAVGSRMVTFTTAAVLCSVFVILGAVISGAGAAHGLGKLGAVNAIAGSFMCAFSAALTVFWMTKLGLPVSTTQAVVGAIIGWNFFTGSITDINALIKILGTWVACPVLGAIFGALIYKLAMIFIGTVKPHLLRMDQYTRYGLIIAGIMGSYSLGANNIGNVMGVFVSSSPFTDFQIGDLFKLTGVQQLFLLGGIAIAVGVITYSKRVMMTVGNTLFPLNPVGAFVVVVTLSIVLFLFSSTGLEHFLVSKGLPPIPLIPVSSSQAVVGAIIGIGLLKGASGARQIKWRVLLNIGSGWVSTPLIAAIICFFMLFFLQNVFNQQVYRKVYYQLSPPVIEHLQKSGVPTDKLMDLKDQKIEKGMVFRGEVRQRVKLPGDQEGLVIAAAEIYQMQLDAARIEKLDKKYLSEEQIRAVAALEGKTYTYKWQLQDALTAQTEAWKKKPATKLNKAHNKKLGAKLDYIYNTFHIEGEPQRPSP; translated from the coding sequence ATGGACATGACACTGATATTGATATTTCTTTCCAGCGGATTGTTTCTCGGCTGGTCGCTGGGGGCCAATGATGCCGCCAACGTGTTCGGCACCGCGGTGGGCTCCCGTATGGTGACTTTCACCACGGCCGCTGTTTTGTGCAGCGTGTTTGTCATATTAGGTGCCGTCATCAGTGGCGCGGGTGCTGCCCACGGATTGGGTAAGCTGGGAGCGGTCAATGCCATTGCTGGCTCGTTTATGTGTGCGTTCTCTGCGGCGCTGACGGTATTCTGGATGACCAAACTCGGTCTGCCGGTTTCCACCACCCAGGCCGTGGTCGGTGCCATTATCGGCTGGAATTTTTTTACAGGTTCCATCACCGACATAAATGCATTGATCAAGATCCTGGGCACGTGGGTCGCCTGCCCGGTTCTGGGCGCCATATTTGGTGCCTTGATCTACAAACTGGCGATGATTTTCATCGGTACTGTAAAACCCCATTTATTGCGAATGGATCAATACACGCGTTACGGGTTGATTATCGCCGGTATCATGGGCTCCTACAGTCTGGGGGCCAATAATATCGGCAATGTGATGGGCGTTTTTGTATCCTCTTCCCCATTTACCGATTTTCAAATTGGAGATTTATTCAAGCTGACCGGTGTCCAGCAATTGTTCTTGTTAGGCGGCATTGCTATAGCAGTGGGTGTGATTACCTACTCAAAGAGGGTCATGATGACCGTCGGCAATACCCTTTTTCCGCTCAACCCGGTGGGCGCCTTCGTGGTGGTAGTCACGCTGTCCATCGTCTTATTCCTGTTTTCCTCAACCGGGCTGGAACACTTTTTGGTTAGTAAAGGCCTGCCGCCGATTCCATTGATCCCGGTCTCCAGTTCGCAAGCTGTGGTGGGGGCCATCATTGGGATTGGTCTGCTGAAAGGGGCAAGTGGTGCACGTCAGATTAAATGGAGGGTTTTATTGAACATTGGTTCCGGATGGGTTTCTACGCCCCTCATTGCAGCGATCATCTGTTTTTTCATGCTGTTTTTCCTGCAGAATGTTTTCAATCAACAGGTGTACCGTAAAGTTTATTACCAGCTGTCACCGCCCGTGATAGAACATCTGCAAAAATCAGGTGTTCCCACAGACAAGTTGATGGACCTCAAAGATCAGAAAATTGAAAAAGGCATGGTCTTCCGGGGCGAAGTTCGCCAGCGTGTGAAGTTGCCTGGTGATCAGGAAGGTTTGGTCATTGCCGCTGCGGAGATCTACCAGATGCAGTTAGATGCCGCCAGAATCGAAAAGCTGGATAAAAAATATCTAAGTGAAGAACAGATCCGAGCGGTGGCAGCGCTTGAGGGCAAAACCTATACCTATAAATGGCAGTTGCAAGATGCGCTGACTGCGCAGACCGAAGCATGGAAAAAGAAACCGGCCACCAAACTCAACAAGGCACATAACAAAAAGCTCGGAGCTAAATTAGATTACATCTACAACACTTTTCATATCGAAGGCGAACCTCAGAGGCCATCTCCATAG
- a CDS encoding glycogen/starch/alpha-glucan phosphorylase: MAASDKPISRDHILVEDDRTGTSVETLRRAVLDNLFYIQGKFPEIATTNDYYMALAFTVRDRLLHRWVKTVETWLQKDVKIVCYLSAEFLMGPHLGNNLINLGIEDPVRQAVEAAGQNLDELLQQEEEPGLGNGGLGRLAACYLDSLATLQVPAIGFGIRYEHGIFHQEIRNGWQVEMTDNWLHLGNPWEIRRPEVHFEVKLGGHTMRERDAQGREQVRWIPDRVVKGTPFDTPISGYRVNTCNTLRLWKAEAAESFDFQAFNVGDYYGAVDKKVASENLTKVLYPNDEPIAGKRLRLEQQYFFVSCSLQNIIDLHLEAGGRLKDLHRLWAVQLNDTHPAIAVAELMRLLVDEHTMDWDTAWQITVETCGYTNHTLLPEALETWPLPLFQRVLPRHLEIIYEINHRFLHQVRERFSGDDARLARMSLIDESGEKAVRMANLACVGSHAINGVAALHTELVKKDVLHDFFEMMPDKFSNKTNGVTPRRFMVLSNPGLAGLIKRTVGDGWATDLTALRQLEPHANDPDFQAQWQRIKLESKYRLADLVETQTGIKVDPQSIFDIMVKRIHEYKRQHLMVLHIISLYQRIKAEPDLDVVPRTFIFSGKAAPGYDLAKRIIKLIHAVGAVVNSDPDISNRLKVVFIPDLSVKIGQLIYPAADLSEQISMAGKEASGTGNMKFALNGALTIGTLDGANVEMREEVGAENFFLFGLTAEQVKRRKATGYNPYDVYQSDNRLKAAIDAISSGQFSDGDPYLFKPIIDALLYHDEYLVLADFADYLACQQQVDEAYRKSAHWTRMSILNVARMGKFSSDRSIKEYCADIWKAEPVPVELERK, translated from the coding sequence ATGGCCGCTTCAGATAAACCCATATCGCGCGATCACATCTTGGTTGAAGACGACCGTACCGGAACCAGCGTAGAAACACTGCGCCGGGCCGTGCTCGACAATCTGTTTTATATTCAGGGAAAATTTCCGGAAATAGCCACTACCAACGATTATTACATGGCACTGGCCTTCACCGTACGGGATCGACTGCTGCATCGCTGGGTCAAAACCGTTGAGACCTGGCTGCAAAAAGACGTTAAAATCGTCTGCTATCTATCGGCGGAATTTCTTATGGGGCCCCATCTGGGCAACAATTTGATCAATCTGGGGATCGAGGATCCCGTGCGCCAGGCGGTGGAAGCCGCCGGTCAGAATTTGGATGAATTGCTGCAACAGGAGGAAGAACCCGGTCTGGGTAATGGTGGTTTGGGCCGGCTGGCGGCCTGCTACCTGGATTCGCTGGCAACCCTGCAGGTGCCGGCCATCGGCTTTGGCATTCGCTACGAGCACGGCATTTTTCACCAGGAAATCCGCAATGGCTGGCAGGTGGAAATGACTGATAACTGGCTGCACCTGGGCAATCCCTGGGAAATTCGCCGGCCGGAGGTCCACTTCGAGGTCAAATTGGGCGGCCATACCATGCGTGAGCGGGATGCTCAAGGACGGGAACAGGTGCGCTGGATACCGGACAGGGTGGTTAAAGGCACCCCTTTTGACACCCCCATTTCAGGCTACCGCGTCAACACCTGCAACACGCTGCGCCTGTGGAAAGCCGAGGCGGCTGAATCTTTTGATTTTCAGGCCTTTAATGTAGGTGATTACTACGGTGCCGTGGATAAAAAGGTGGCTTCGGAGAACCTGACCAAGGTGCTTTATCCCAACGATGAGCCCATCGCCGGCAAGCGCTTGCGTCTGGAGCAGCAATACTTTTTTGTCTCCTGCTCTTTGCAAAATATTATCGACCTTCATCTGGAGGCGGGAGGACGTCTTAAGGACCTACACAGGCTATGGGCAGTTCAACTCAACGATACCCACCCGGCCATCGCGGTGGCCGAGCTGATGCGGTTGCTGGTGGACGAGCATACCATGGATTGGGACACCGCCTGGCAGATTACAGTTGAGACCTGCGGCTACACCAATCACACCCTGCTGCCCGAAGCACTTGAAACCTGGCCGCTGCCGCTGTTTCAGCGCGTGCTACCGCGTCATCTGGAAATCATTTATGAGATCAACCACCGTTTTTTGCATCAGGTGCGCGAACGCTTTTCCGGAGATGATGCGCGTCTGGCGCGCATGTCGTTGATTGATGAATCCGGCGAAAAAGCCGTGCGAATGGCCAACCTGGCCTGTGTCGGCAGCCATGCCATCAATGGCGTGGCCGCCCTGCACACCGAGCTGGTCAAAAAGGATGTGCTGCACGATTTCTTTGAAATGATGCCGGATAAGTTCAGTAACAAGACCAACGGGGTTACCCCACGCCGTTTCATGGTATTGAGCAATCCGGGACTGGCCGGGTTGATCAAGCGAACCGTGGGCGACGGATGGGCAACCGACCTGACGGCCCTGCGCCAGTTGGAGCCCCATGCAAATGATCCGGACTTTCAAGCCCAGTGGCAACGCATCAAGTTGGAAAGCAAGTATCGGCTGGCCGATCTGGTTGAAACCCAGACCGGTATCAAGGTCGACCCGCAATCGATTTTTGACATCATGGTCAAGCGGATCCACGAATACAAGCGCCAGCACCTGATGGTGCTGCATATAATTTCACTGTACCAGCGCATCAAGGCCGAGCCGGATCTGGATGTCGTTCCGCGAACGTTTATCTTCAGCGGCAAGGCCGCCCCGGGGTATGATCTGGCCAAACGGATCATCAAACTGATTCACGCCGTGGGTGCGGTCGTCAATAGCGATCCGGACATCAGCAACCGGCTCAAAGTGGTGTTCATACCGGACCTGAGCGTAAAGATCGGCCAGTTGATCTATCCGGCTGCCGATCTGTCCGAACAAATTTCCATGGCCGGCAAGGAGGCCTCCGGCACCGGCAATATGAAATTCGCCCTTAACGGGGCTTTGACCATTGGCACCCTGGACGGCGCCAATGTTGAAATGCGCGAAGAAGTAGGTGCGGAGAATTTTTTTCTGTTTGGTCTTACAGCCGAGCAAGTCAAAAGACGCAAAGCGACAGGCTACAATCCTTATGACGTCTACCAATCAGATAACAGGTTGAAGGCAGCTATCGATGCGATTTCCTCAGGACAGTTTTCCGATGGAGACCCCTATCTGTTCAAACCCATCATCGATGCCTTGTTGTACCATGATGAATATCTGGTGCTGGCAGATTTTGCCGATTATCTTGCCTGCCAGCAACAGGTGGATGAGGCTTACCGGAAATCAGCGCACTGGACGCGGATGTCAATTCTGAACGTGGCCCGCATGGGCAAATTCTCATCTGACCGCTCAATTAAAGAGTACTGCGCAGACATCTGGAAAGCAGAACCGGTTCCTGTGGAATTGGAAAGAAAGTAG
- a CDS encoding Rap1a/Tai family immunity protein → MKFKSLFYAVVLVSLVPGFAFAGSVTQADFKAETTQQLLNLCSAAPDDPFFNHALNFCHGYFQGAYDYYEAAHTGPKGIRMVCFTDPPPTRNQAINKFVGWAKSKPQYSQEQPVDTFFRFLTTTWPCN, encoded by the coding sequence ATGAAATTCAAATCTTTATTCTATGCAGTGGTATTGGTTTCATTAGTACCGGGTTTCGCATTCGCCGGCTCGGTTACACAGGCAGACTTTAAAGCCGAGACAACCCAACAACTTCTGAATTTGTGTTCGGCGGCCCCGGACGATCCCTTTTTCAACCATGCGCTGAACTTTTGCCATGGTTATTTTCAGGGAGCGTACGATTACTACGAAGCTGCCCATACCGGACCAAAAGGTATTCGAATGGTCTGTTTCACCGATCCGCCGCCAACGCGCAACCAGGCCATTAATAAGTTCGTCGGTTGGGCCAAATCGAAACCGCAATACAGCCAAGAGCAACCGGTAGATACATTCTTTAGATTCCTCACAACGACTTGGCCATGCAATTGA